In the Acropora muricata isolate sample 2 chromosome 1, ASM3666990v1, whole genome shotgun sequence genome, one interval contains:
- the LOC136913990 gene encoding uncharacterized protein isoform X1: MALSSPESPAPQRRVFINRVETPTEEQEELNKMAHGVVAESRSEDVFSSYVCNSLNHKDIQPHPGDIVEAGCLAAQQLPVVKYGLFESLPPDVVHSGKLSDLQLEGVLYACQRHQTILSNGQRAGFFIGDGAGVGKGRQISGIVLDNFARGRCRHVWFSISADLRLDAQRDLQDIGCFAKVIDGCQQLDKETRVFGLSADFKEGVVFSTYATLVSSVQKGTNRQSRLQQLLNWCGGEQFTGCLIFDECHKAKHFVPGKEEASTKVALAVTTIQRMLPKARVVYCSATGVTDVKNMAFMERLGLWGDGTAFKSFDSFLTSITKRGLGAAEMLAMEMKASGMYVSRGLSFRQAEFCNVEASLTASQIKVYDTAVHVWNELKTSLEFAIARTTTATPRIWSVFWSSHQRFFKQLCMSMKVPTIVKEAQQSLQAGFCVVIGLQSTGEASLESEIIRCGGVLNGFISSTEEILGRFITQYFPTQKIKSNGDVVDDKWSVEAKSLLLGFVKKINLPISPLDDLIDQLGGPSKVAEMTGRRGRVVKTDKQPKAHYEARECDSNSVDSLNVQERNSFMNGTKKVAIISDAASTGISLHADLRAANQCRRIHVTIELPWSADKAVQQLGRSHRSNQTSGPIYKLVTTNLGGERRFAAAVARRLQSLGALTKGDRRAATGADLTQFNFETPYGRSALRNMYQAITLQSICVGVSLSKVLSAAKVPEKYEFTEFNSIARECLLSMGVADASFVVKDKEATDVGRFLNRILGLSVERQNLLFSYFSECLNASIEAAKREGRYSEGVTDVSGSSITMVGTPKSVFTDFRKGLMETKHVTVSVDRGIDWDSAVKIFQENGSKKFDGFYCSKREQKGRRLYLLAIQKETSTHLFNITRPNTGRSPFEEEKTDLLHKYNKISLEEAEAGWKVQYERTRDQCIHGIGCKTGAECKTGCRISQIHLLCGGIIPLLSALELAMDKYADKLGLTKENRSLRVVRVELGSGQRLVGLRYPEQLIPEVTLFLKEQDAVNSILEKQNGVLAVTTPSRASQAYEEQETPVNIRTLTKATTPAVTITNFFKPKTVVKMCEGGENITTKQGERGGENDSRDQASACMKDITVEEVRVAEGSTKKQTASMENENVMIKSRYFKSQESKGSKSTQQTNGIDESRRCNDSLPSHLSSETSTKDNLKSKKRSGDAAVLGTNKRQKQSSILSSFGKGTERSNISGKRKEIVCPVCGVHFASDLKNADINKHLDRCLMNNVSR; this comes from the exons ATGGCGCTCTCTAGTCCAGAATCTCCGGCCCCACAGCGCCGTGTCTTCATTAATCGGGTTGAAACTCCAACCGAAGAACAAGAAGAACTTAACAAAATGGCGCATGGAGTTGTTGCAGAAAGTCGCAG TGAGGATGTGTTCTCCAGCTATGTATGTAATTCACTGAACCACAAGGATATTCAACCACATCCTGGGGATATTGTGGAGGCTGGTTGTCTTGCG GCACAGCAACTACCTGTAGTTAAATATGGATTGTTTGAATCCCTTCCACCAGATGTAGTGCATTCAG gTAAACTTAGTGATTTGCAGCTGGAAGGAGTCTTGTATGCA TGTCAGAGGCATCAAACGATTCTTTCCAATGGACAGCGAGCAGGCTTTTTTATTGGAGATGGAGCAGGAGTTGGTAAAGGGAGACAG ATTTCTGGAATTGTGTTGGATAATTTTGCTCGTGGGAGATGTAGGCATGTCTGGTTCAGTATTTCAGCTGATCTCAGACTAGATGCACAGAG AGATTTACAAGACATTGGGTGTTTTGCCAAGGTAATTGATGGCTGTCAGCAACTTGACAAAGAAACAAG AGTATTTGGATTATCTGCTGATTTCAAAGAAGGTGTGGTTTTCAGCACATATGCTACATTAGTGTCGTCAGTTCAAAAAG GTACAAATAGACAAAGCAGACTTCAACAGCTTCTAAATTGGTGTGGCGGTGAGCAGTTTACTGGCTGCCTTATATTTGATGAGTGCCATAAAGCAAAACATTTTGTGCCG GGTAAAGAAGAAGCCAGTACAAAAGTTGCTCTGGCTGTCACAACAATTCAAAG GATGCTCCCCAAAGCTCGGGTTGTTTATTGCAGTGCAACTGGGGTCACTGATGTAAAAAATATG GCCTTCATGGAGCGACTTGGATTATGGGGTGATGGAACAGCCTTCAAATCATTTGATTCCTTTCTCACAAGTATAACCAAGAGAGGGCTTG GTGCAGCAGAAATGTTAGCTATGGAGATGAAGGCTTCAGGAATGTATGTTTCCAGGGGCCTAAGTTTCAGACAAGCAGAG TTTTGCAATGTGGAGGCGTCTTTAACAGCCAGCCAAATTAAAGTTTATGATACTGCAGTTCACGTGTG GAATGAGCTTAAGACATCCCTTGAGTTTGCCATTGCCCGCACAACCACTGCTACCCCCAGGATATGGTCTGTCTTCTGGTCAAGTCATCAGCGGTTTTTCAAGCAGCTTTG CATGAGCATGAAAGTTCCTACCATTGTAAAGGAAGCCCAGCAATCACTGCAAGCAGGTTTCTGTGTTGTGATTGGTCTTCAATCAACGGGAGAG GCAAGTTTGGAAAGTGAAATCATTCGATGTGGTGGTGTGCTAAATGGTTTCATCTCCAGTACAGAAGAAATCCTGGGTAGATTTATAACACAGTATTTTCCAACTCAGAAAATAAAATCG AATGGTGATGTTGTGGATGATAAATGGAGTGTAGAAGCCAAAAGTCTTCTTCTTGGTTTTGTCAAGAAAATTAACCTTCCTATTAG TCCTTTAGATGATCTTATAGATCAGCTTGGAGGACCAAGCAAAGTGGCAGAGATGACAGGTAGACGTGGCCGGGTAGtcaaaacagacaaacaacccAAAGCTCATTATGAAGCAAGAGAATGTGACAGCAACAGTGTGGACAGCTTAAATGTTCAAGAG AGAAACAGTTTTATGAATGGGACAAAGAAAGTGGCAATCATATCAGATGCAGCTAGTACTG GCATCTCACTACATGCTGACCTCCGAGCAGCCAATCAGTGCCGCCGTATTCATGTGACAATTGAATTGCCTTGGAGTGCTGACAAAGCGGTTCAACAACTTGGAAGGTCACACCGATCAAATCAGACAAG TGGACCAATTTATAAACTGGTGACAACAAACTTGGGTGGGGAAAGAAGATTTGCCGCTGCTGTTGCTCGCAGGCTCCAGTCCTTAG GCGCACTCACCAAAGGTGACAGGCGCGCTGCGACTGGGGCAGACTTGACTCAGTTTAATTTTGAGACACCGTATGGTCGCTCAGCTCTGAGGAACATGTATCAAGCCATTACTTTG CAATCCATATGCGTAGGTGTTTCGTTGTCAAAGGTGCTGTCGGCAGCTAAGGTTCCTGAAAAATATGAATTCACAGAATTTAACTCCATTGCAAGG GAATGCCTGCTTTCCATGGGTGTGGCAGATGCCAGTTTTGTTGTCAAAGATAAAGAGGCTACCGATGTTGGCCGATTTCTAAACCGTATACTGGGTCTGAGTGTAGAAAGACAAAATTTG CTATTCTCATACTTTAGTGAGTGCTTGAATGCTTCAATCGAAGCAGCAAAGCGCGAGGGGAG GTACAGCGAGGGGGTGACAGACGTGTCTGGGTCCTCAATTACCATGGTCGGTACTCCAAAGTCTGTTTTCACAGATTTCCGAAAGGGTCTCATGGAAACAAA GCACGTGACAGTAAGCGTTGACCGTGGCATAGACTGGGACTCAGCCGTGAAGATTTTTCAAGAGAACGGTTCGAAGAAGTTTGATGGCTTTTATTGTTCGAAACGTGAACAGAAGGGAAGGCGATTGTATCTCTTAGCGATACAGAAGGAAACGTCAACACATCTTTTTAATATTACGAG GCCAAACACTGGTCGGTCGCCCTTTGAAGAGgaaaaaactgaccttcttcACAAGTATAACAAGATTTCATTGGAAGAAGCAG AGGCAGGGTGGAAGGTGCAATATGAAAGAACTCGAGATCAGTGTATTCACGGTATTGGATGCAAGACTGGGGCGGAGTGTAAAA CTGGTTGCCGTATAAGCCAGATTCATTTATTATGTGGTGGCATCATCCCGTTGCTATCCGCTCTGGAACTGGCCATGGATAAATATGCTGATAAACTCGGTCTCAC CAAGGAGAATCGCTCCCTCAGAGTTGTCCGGGTGGAGCTGGGTAGTGGTCAGCGATTGGTTGGTTTGCGTTATCCAGAGCAACTCATACCAGAAGTGACGTTATTTTTGAAGGAGCAGGATGCAGTCAACTCCATTCTA GAGAAACAAAATGGTGTCTTGGCTGTGACGACGCCATCAAGAGCCAGTCAAGCTTACGAAGAACAAGAAACACCAGTCAACATAAGAACTCTGACAAAAGCCACTACACCTGCAGTAACCATTACGAATTTCTTTAAGCCAAAGACTGTCGTAAAAATGTGTGAGGGCGGAGAGAACATTACAACAAAGCAAGGAGAAAGAGGTGGAGAAAATGATTCCAGAGATCAAGCTTCTGCTTGCATGAAGGACATTACCGTTGAAGAGGTGAGAGTTGCTGAAGGCtctacaaagaaacaaacagctTCGATGGAAAATGAAAACGTGATGATCAAATCAAGATATTTCAAGTCGCAAGAAAGCAAAGGTAGTAAGAGTACACAGCAGACGAACGGCATTGATGAAAGCAGAAGGTGTAATGACAGTTTGCCGAGTCATCTTTCCTCTGAGACGTCAACAAAGGACAACTTGAAGTCAAAGAAACGAAGCGGTGACGCTGCTGTTTTAGGGACAAACAAACGACAGAAGCAGTCAAGCATCTTATCTTCATTTGGGAAAGGTACAGAAAGATCGAATATAAGTGGAAAAAGGAAGGAAATTGTATGCCCCGTTTGCGGAGTACATTTTGCAAGCGACTTGAAAAACGCAGATATCAATAAGCACCTAGATCGTTGTCTAATGAATAATGTGTCAAGATAA
- the LOC136913990 gene encoding uncharacterized protein isoform X2: protein MALSSPESPAPQRRVFINRVETPTEEQEELNKMAHGVVAESRSEDVFSSYVCNSLNHKDIQPHPGDIVEAGCLAAQQLPVVKYGLFESLPPDVVHSGKLSDLQLEGVLYACQRHQTILSNGQRAGFFIGDGAGVGKGRQISGIVLDNFARGRCRHVWFSISADLRLDAQRDLQDIGCFAKVIDGCQQLDKETRVFGLSADFKEGVVFSTYATLVSSVQKGTNRQSRLQQLLNWCGGEQFTGCLIFDECHKAKHFVPGKEEASTKVALAVTTIQRMLPKARVVYCSATGVTDVKNMAFMERLGLWGDGTAFKSFDSFLTSITKRGLGAAEMLAMEMKASGMYVSRGLSFRQAEFCNVEASLTASQIKVYDTAVHVWNELKTSLEFAIARTTTATPRIWSVFWSSHQRFFKQLCMSMKVPTIVKEAQQSLQAGFCVVIGLQSTGEASLESEIIRCGGVLNGFISSTEEILGRFITQYFPTQKIKSNGDVVDDKWSVEAKSLLLGFVKKINLPISPLDDLIDQLGGPSKVAEMTGRRGRVVKTDKQPKAHYEARECDSNSVDSLNVQERNSFMNGTKKVAIISDAASTGISLHADLRAANQCRRIHVTIELPWSADKAVQQLGRSHRSNQTSGPIYKLVTTNLGGERRFAAAVARRLQSLGALTKGDRRAATGADLTQFNFETPYGRSALRNMYQAITLQSICVGVSLSKVLSAAKVPEKYEFTEFNSIARECLLSMGVADASFVVKDKEATDVGRFLNRILGLSVERQNLLFSYFSECLNASIEAAKREGRYSEGVTDVSGSSITMVGTPKSVFTDFRKGLMETKHVTVSVDRGIDWDSAVKIFQENGSKKFDGFYCSKREQKGRRLYLLAIQKETSTHLFNITRPNTGRSPFEEEKTDLLHKYNKISLEEAEAGWKVQYERTRDQCIHGIGCKTGAECKTGCRISQIHLLCGGIIPLLSALELAMDKYADKLGLTKENRSLRVVRVELGSGQRLVGLRYPEQLIPEVTLFLKEQDAVNSILQLCFLPY from the exons ATGGCGCTCTCTAGTCCAGAATCTCCGGCCCCACAGCGCCGTGTCTTCATTAATCGGGTTGAAACTCCAACCGAAGAACAAGAAGAACTTAACAAAATGGCGCATGGAGTTGTTGCAGAAAGTCGCAG TGAGGATGTGTTCTCCAGCTATGTATGTAATTCACTGAACCACAAGGATATTCAACCACATCCTGGGGATATTGTGGAGGCTGGTTGTCTTGCG GCACAGCAACTACCTGTAGTTAAATATGGATTGTTTGAATCCCTTCCACCAGATGTAGTGCATTCAG gTAAACTTAGTGATTTGCAGCTGGAAGGAGTCTTGTATGCA TGTCAGAGGCATCAAACGATTCTTTCCAATGGACAGCGAGCAGGCTTTTTTATTGGAGATGGAGCAGGAGTTGGTAAAGGGAGACAG ATTTCTGGAATTGTGTTGGATAATTTTGCTCGTGGGAGATGTAGGCATGTCTGGTTCAGTATTTCAGCTGATCTCAGACTAGATGCACAGAG AGATTTACAAGACATTGGGTGTTTTGCCAAGGTAATTGATGGCTGTCAGCAACTTGACAAAGAAACAAG AGTATTTGGATTATCTGCTGATTTCAAAGAAGGTGTGGTTTTCAGCACATATGCTACATTAGTGTCGTCAGTTCAAAAAG GTACAAATAGACAAAGCAGACTTCAACAGCTTCTAAATTGGTGTGGCGGTGAGCAGTTTACTGGCTGCCTTATATTTGATGAGTGCCATAAAGCAAAACATTTTGTGCCG GGTAAAGAAGAAGCCAGTACAAAAGTTGCTCTGGCTGTCACAACAATTCAAAG GATGCTCCCCAAAGCTCGGGTTGTTTATTGCAGTGCAACTGGGGTCACTGATGTAAAAAATATG GCCTTCATGGAGCGACTTGGATTATGGGGTGATGGAACAGCCTTCAAATCATTTGATTCCTTTCTCACAAGTATAACCAAGAGAGGGCTTG GTGCAGCAGAAATGTTAGCTATGGAGATGAAGGCTTCAGGAATGTATGTTTCCAGGGGCCTAAGTTTCAGACAAGCAGAG TTTTGCAATGTGGAGGCGTCTTTAACAGCCAGCCAAATTAAAGTTTATGATACTGCAGTTCACGTGTG GAATGAGCTTAAGACATCCCTTGAGTTTGCCATTGCCCGCACAACCACTGCTACCCCCAGGATATGGTCTGTCTTCTGGTCAAGTCATCAGCGGTTTTTCAAGCAGCTTTG CATGAGCATGAAAGTTCCTACCATTGTAAAGGAAGCCCAGCAATCACTGCAAGCAGGTTTCTGTGTTGTGATTGGTCTTCAATCAACGGGAGAG GCAAGTTTGGAAAGTGAAATCATTCGATGTGGTGGTGTGCTAAATGGTTTCATCTCCAGTACAGAAGAAATCCTGGGTAGATTTATAACACAGTATTTTCCAACTCAGAAAATAAAATCG AATGGTGATGTTGTGGATGATAAATGGAGTGTAGAAGCCAAAAGTCTTCTTCTTGGTTTTGTCAAGAAAATTAACCTTCCTATTAG TCCTTTAGATGATCTTATAGATCAGCTTGGAGGACCAAGCAAAGTGGCAGAGATGACAGGTAGACGTGGCCGGGTAGtcaaaacagacaaacaacccAAAGCTCATTATGAAGCAAGAGAATGTGACAGCAACAGTGTGGACAGCTTAAATGTTCAAGAG AGAAACAGTTTTATGAATGGGACAAAGAAAGTGGCAATCATATCAGATGCAGCTAGTACTG GCATCTCACTACATGCTGACCTCCGAGCAGCCAATCAGTGCCGCCGTATTCATGTGACAATTGAATTGCCTTGGAGTGCTGACAAAGCGGTTCAACAACTTGGAAGGTCACACCGATCAAATCAGACAAG TGGACCAATTTATAAACTGGTGACAACAAACTTGGGTGGGGAAAGAAGATTTGCCGCTGCTGTTGCTCGCAGGCTCCAGTCCTTAG GCGCACTCACCAAAGGTGACAGGCGCGCTGCGACTGGGGCAGACTTGACTCAGTTTAATTTTGAGACACCGTATGGTCGCTCAGCTCTGAGGAACATGTATCAAGCCATTACTTTG CAATCCATATGCGTAGGTGTTTCGTTGTCAAAGGTGCTGTCGGCAGCTAAGGTTCCTGAAAAATATGAATTCACAGAATTTAACTCCATTGCAAGG GAATGCCTGCTTTCCATGGGTGTGGCAGATGCCAGTTTTGTTGTCAAAGATAAAGAGGCTACCGATGTTGGCCGATTTCTAAACCGTATACTGGGTCTGAGTGTAGAAAGACAAAATTTG CTATTCTCATACTTTAGTGAGTGCTTGAATGCTTCAATCGAAGCAGCAAAGCGCGAGGGGAG GTACAGCGAGGGGGTGACAGACGTGTCTGGGTCCTCAATTACCATGGTCGGTACTCCAAAGTCTGTTTTCACAGATTTCCGAAAGGGTCTCATGGAAACAAA GCACGTGACAGTAAGCGTTGACCGTGGCATAGACTGGGACTCAGCCGTGAAGATTTTTCAAGAGAACGGTTCGAAGAAGTTTGATGGCTTTTATTGTTCGAAACGTGAACAGAAGGGAAGGCGATTGTATCTCTTAGCGATACAGAAGGAAACGTCAACACATCTTTTTAATATTACGAG GCCAAACACTGGTCGGTCGCCCTTTGAAGAGgaaaaaactgaccttcttcACAAGTATAACAAGATTTCATTGGAAGAAGCAG AGGCAGGGTGGAAGGTGCAATATGAAAGAACTCGAGATCAGTGTATTCACGGTATTGGATGCAAGACTGGGGCGGAGTGTAAAA CTGGTTGCCGTATAAGCCAGATTCATTTATTATGTGGTGGCATCATCCCGTTGCTATCCGCTCTGGAACTGGCCATGGATAAATATGCTGATAAACTCGGTCTCAC CAAGGAGAATCGCTCCCTCAGAGTTGTCCGGGTGGAGCTGGGTAGTGGTCAGCGATTGGTTGGTTTGCGTTATCCAGAGCAACTCATACCAGAAGTGACGTTATTTTTGAAGGAGCAGGATGCAGTCAACTCCATTCTA CAGTTATGTTTTCTGCCCTATTAA
- the LOC136913990 gene encoding uncharacterized protein isoform X3: MALSSPESPAPQRRVFINRVETPTEEQEELNKMAHGVVAESRSEDVFSSYVCNSLNHKDIQPHPGDIVEAGCLAAQQLPVVKYGLFESLPPDVVHSGKLSDLQLEGVLYACQRHQTILSNGQRAGFFIGDGAGVGKGRQISGIVLDNFARGRCRHVWFSISADLRLDAQRDLQDIGCFAKVIDGCQQLDKETRVFGLSADFKEGVVFSTYATLVSSVQKGTNRQSRLQQLLNWCGGEQFTGCLIFDECHKAKHFVPGKEEASTKVALAVTTIQRMLPKARVVYCSATGVTDVKNMAFMERLGLWGDGTAFKSFDSFLTSITKRGLGAAEMLAMEMKASGMYVSRGLSFRQAEFCNVEASLTASQIKVYDTAVHVWNELKTSLEFAIARTTTATPRIWSVFWSSHQRFFKQLCMSMKVPTIVKEAQQSLQAGFCVVIGLQSTGEASLESEIIRCGGVLNGFISSTEEILGRFITQYFPTQKIKSNGDVVDDKWSVEAKSLLLGFVKKINLPISPLDDLIDQLGGPSKVAEMTGRRGRVVKTDKQPKAHYEARECDSNSVDSLNVQERNSFMNGTKKVAIISDAASTGISLHADLRAANQCRRIHVTIELPWSADKAVQQLGRSHRSNQTSGPIYKLVTTNLGGERRFAAAVARRLQSLGALTKGDRRAATGADLTQFNFETPYGRSALRNMYQAITLQSICVGVSLSKVLSAAKVPEKYEFTEFNSIARECLLSMGVADASFVVKDKEATDVGRFLNRILGLSVERQNLLFSYFSECLNASIEAAKREGRYSEGVTDVSGSSITMVGTPKSVFTDFRKGLMETKHVTVSVDRGIDWDSAVKIFQENGSKKFDGFYCSKREQKGRRLYLLAIQKETSTHLFNITRPNTGRSPFEEEKTDLLHKYNKISLEEAEAGWKVQYERTRDQCIHGIGCKTGAECKTGCRISQIHLLCGGIIPLLSALELAMDKYADKLGLTKENRSLRVVRVELGSGQRLVGLRYPEQLIPEVTLFLKEQDAVNSILLCFLPY, translated from the exons ATGGCGCTCTCTAGTCCAGAATCTCCGGCCCCACAGCGCCGTGTCTTCATTAATCGGGTTGAAACTCCAACCGAAGAACAAGAAGAACTTAACAAAATGGCGCATGGAGTTGTTGCAGAAAGTCGCAG TGAGGATGTGTTCTCCAGCTATGTATGTAATTCACTGAACCACAAGGATATTCAACCACATCCTGGGGATATTGTGGAGGCTGGTTGTCTTGCG GCACAGCAACTACCTGTAGTTAAATATGGATTGTTTGAATCCCTTCCACCAGATGTAGTGCATTCAG gTAAACTTAGTGATTTGCAGCTGGAAGGAGTCTTGTATGCA TGTCAGAGGCATCAAACGATTCTTTCCAATGGACAGCGAGCAGGCTTTTTTATTGGAGATGGAGCAGGAGTTGGTAAAGGGAGACAG ATTTCTGGAATTGTGTTGGATAATTTTGCTCGTGGGAGATGTAGGCATGTCTGGTTCAGTATTTCAGCTGATCTCAGACTAGATGCACAGAG AGATTTACAAGACATTGGGTGTTTTGCCAAGGTAATTGATGGCTGTCAGCAACTTGACAAAGAAACAAG AGTATTTGGATTATCTGCTGATTTCAAAGAAGGTGTGGTTTTCAGCACATATGCTACATTAGTGTCGTCAGTTCAAAAAG GTACAAATAGACAAAGCAGACTTCAACAGCTTCTAAATTGGTGTGGCGGTGAGCAGTTTACTGGCTGCCTTATATTTGATGAGTGCCATAAAGCAAAACATTTTGTGCCG GGTAAAGAAGAAGCCAGTACAAAAGTTGCTCTGGCTGTCACAACAATTCAAAG GATGCTCCCCAAAGCTCGGGTTGTTTATTGCAGTGCAACTGGGGTCACTGATGTAAAAAATATG GCCTTCATGGAGCGACTTGGATTATGGGGTGATGGAACAGCCTTCAAATCATTTGATTCCTTTCTCACAAGTATAACCAAGAGAGGGCTTG GTGCAGCAGAAATGTTAGCTATGGAGATGAAGGCTTCAGGAATGTATGTTTCCAGGGGCCTAAGTTTCAGACAAGCAGAG TTTTGCAATGTGGAGGCGTCTTTAACAGCCAGCCAAATTAAAGTTTATGATACTGCAGTTCACGTGTG GAATGAGCTTAAGACATCCCTTGAGTTTGCCATTGCCCGCACAACCACTGCTACCCCCAGGATATGGTCTGTCTTCTGGTCAAGTCATCAGCGGTTTTTCAAGCAGCTTTG CATGAGCATGAAAGTTCCTACCATTGTAAAGGAAGCCCAGCAATCACTGCAAGCAGGTTTCTGTGTTGTGATTGGTCTTCAATCAACGGGAGAG GCAAGTTTGGAAAGTGAAATCATTCGATGTGGTGGTGTGCTAAATGGTTTCATCTCCAGTACAGAAGAAATCCTGGGTAGATTTATAACACAGTATTTTCCAACTCAGAAAATAAAATCG AATGGTGATGTTGTGGATGATAAATGGAGTGTAGAAGCCAAAAGTCTTCTTCTTGGTTTTGTCAAGAAAATTAACCTTCCTATTAG TCCTTTAGATGATCTTATAGATCAGCTTGGAGGACCAAGCAAAGTGGCAGAGATGACAGGTAGACGTGGCCGGGTAGtcaaaacagacaaacaacccAAAGCTCATTATGAAGCAAGAGAATGTGACAGCAACAGTGTGGACAGCTTAAATGTTCAAGAG AGAAACAGTTTTATGAATGGGACAAAGAAAGTGGCAATCATATCAGATGCAGCTAGTACTG GCATCTCACTACATGCTGACCTCCGAGCAGCCAATCAGTGCCGCCGTATTCATGTGACAATTGAATTGCCTTGGAGTGCTGACAAAGCGGTTCAACAACTTGGAAGGTCACACCGATCAAATCAGACAAG TGGACCAATTTATAAACTGGTGACAACAAACTTGGGTGGGGAAAGAAGATTTGCCGCTGCTGTTGCTCGCAGGCTCCAGTCCTTAG GCGCACTCACCAAAGGTGACAGGCGCGCTGCGACTGGGGCAGACTTGACTCAGTTTAATTTTGAGACACCGTATGGTCGCTCAGCTCTGAGGAACATGTATCAAGCCATTACTTTG CAATCCATATGCGTAGGTGTTTCGTTGTCAAAGGTGCTGTCGGCAGCTAAGGTTCCTGAAAAATATGAATTCACAGAATTTAACTCCATTGCAAGG GAATGCCTGCTTTCCATGGGTGTGGCAGATGCCAGTTTTGTTGTCAAAGATAAAGAGGCTACCGATGTTGGCCGATTTCTAAACCGTATACTGGGTCTGAGTGTAGAAAGACAAAATTTG CTATTCTCATACTTTAGTGAGTGCTTGAATGCTTCAATCGAAGCAGCAAAGCGCGAGGGGAG GTACAGCGAGGGGGTGACAGACGTGTCTGGGTCCTCAATTACCATGGTCGGTACTCCAAAGTCTGTTTTCACAGATTTCCGAAAGGGTCTCATGGAAACAAA GCACGTGACAGTAAGCGTTGACCGTGGCATAGACTGGGACTCAGCCGTGAAGATTTTTCAAGAGAACGGTTCGAAGAAGTTTGATGGCTTTTATTGTTCGAAACGTGAACAGAAGGGAAGGCGATTGTATCTCTTAGCGATACAGAAGGAAACGTCAACACATCTTTTTAATATTACGAG GCCAAACACTGGTCGGTCGCCCTTTGAAGAGgaaaaaactgaccttcttcACAAGTATAACAAGATTTCATTGGAAGAAGCAG AGGCAGGGTGGAAGGTGCAATATGAAAGAACTCGAGATCAGTGTATTCACGGTATTGGATGCAAGACTGGGGCGGAGTGTAAAA CTGGTTGCCGTATAAGCCAGATTCATTTATTATGTGGTGGCATCATCCCGTTGCTATCCGCTCTGGAACTGGCCATGGATAAATATGCTGATAAACTCGGTCTCAC CAAGGAGAATCGCTCCCTCAGAGTTGTCCGGGTGGAGCTGGGTAGTGGTCAGCGATTGGTTGGTTTGCGTTATCCAGAGCAACTCATACCAGAAGTGACGTTATTTTTGAAGGAGCAGGATGCAGTCAACTCCATTCTA TTATGTTTTCTGCCCTATTAA
- the LOC136914111 gene encoding uncharacterized protein has product MALQLTSVINSVKSAFESHSGAIRNTAVALVVYGLNEIVKSKDFFRCPPKHFAIYASCFFAVPAVFLILATVFLHSGFWDLVRGCCYHKSPYRRGVKKYLCFLYPRWPCSYALVEILIQSSVSGFLWIFWALLQRDYFICARLGGTKEAKLVNATFEERLKIEADYANTGRNSQMAALFLLGGALIVAFVVVSVYRCCFQPEFGSLPSPHQYQVLEAEAAVEAFKENMEKLARGQGKRRADMYFATMYSKNSSDILKNAYEDLVTVNKYDEAFPSLEDYEHLQAQAAVAAFKERVQQEGKQKVELTFTGTTWREYEETDPFLLVNSAHEAMAERYPRSTGDRTQPYIKEKESTESLSRKGSGSKFAKVGDIEMV; this is encoded by the coding sequence ATGGCTCTCCAATTGACCTCGGTTATTAACTCCGTAAAATCGGCGTTTGAAAGTCACTCTGGCGCTATAAGAAACACAGCAGTTGCTTTGGTAGTGTATGGATTAAACGAGATCGTCAAGAGCAAAGATTTCTTTCGGTGTCCACCCAAACACTTTGCTATCTATGCCAGCTGTTTTTTCGCGGTCCCTGCCGTGTTCTTGATTCTGGCGACCGTTTTCCTTCACAGTGGATTTTGGGATTTGGTTCGTGGATGCTGTTATCACAAAAGCCCGTACAGACGAGGAGTCAAGAAATATTTGTGCTTTTTGTATCCTCGGTGGCCGTGCAGCTATGCACTGGTTGAAATCTTAATTCAGAGTTCCGTGTCTGGATTTCTGTGGATTTTCTGGGCTTTACTACAGCGAGATTATTTCATCTGTGCTCGGCTCGGAGGGACAAAGGAAGCAAAATTAGTCAACGCAACATTTGAAGAGAGGCTGAAAATTGAAGCAGACTATGCCAACACTGGAAGAAATTCACAGATGGCTGCGTTATTTTTGTTGGGGGGTGCGTTGATTGTGGCCTTCGTTGTTGTGAGTGTATATCGATGCTGCTTTCAGCCTGAATTCGGTTCCTTACCTAGCCCTCACCAGTATCAGGTCCTTGAGGCAGAGGCTGCTGTCGAGGCTTTTAAAGAAAACATGGAGAAGCTTGCACGAGGACAAGGAAAGAGACGTGCTGATATGTACTTTGCGACAATGTATAGTAAAAATTCCTCGGACATTCTTAAGAACGCTTATGAGGACCTCGTCACGGTGAATAAATATGACGAAGCGTTCCCGTCTCTGGAAGACTACGAGCATCTGCAAGCACAAGCAGCCGTCGCTGCGTTTAAAGAAAGAGTTCAACAAGAAGGAAAACAGAAGGTCGAACTGACATTTACGGGCACAACTTGGCGCGAGTACGAAGAGACCGACCCGTTTCTGTTGGTAAACAGCGCGCACGAGGCCATGGCGGAGAGGTATCCACGATCTACAGGCGACAGAACACAGCCATATATCAAGGAAAAGGAATCAACGGAAAGCTTAAGCAGAAAAGGGAGCGGATCAAAATTTGCGAAAGTTGGTGATATTGAAATGGTCTGA